One window of Amyelois transitella isolate CPQ chromosome 7, ilAmyTran1.1, whole genome shotgun sequence genomic DNA carries:
- the LOC132901952 gene encoding uncharacterized protein LOC132901952, with translation MASQITWLLFSALLLVSHSSGLPDSAGVAPLPGPGLSYGGIPYGSVSGNVAEYFKRQATSSGQPQQLAPYSEVDFAPIEQYL, from the exons ATGGCTTCgcag ATAACATGGCTGTTGTTCTCTGCGTTATTACTGGTCTCCCACTCCTCGGGTCTACCTGACAGCGCCGGCGTGGCGCCGCTGCCCGGGCCGGGACTCTCATACG GTGGCATTCCCTACGGGAGTGTGAGCGGGAACGTAGCGGAGTACTTCAAACGGCAGGCGACATCTAGCGGGCAGCCGCAACAACTCGCGCCTTACTCCGAAGTCGACTTCGCGCCGATTGAACAATATCTGtga